In Mangifera indica cultivar Alphonso chromosome 14, CATAS_Mindica_2.1, whole genome shotgun sequence, the DNA window TGCCAATTATATATGTTCTCTAACAATCTAAtctaaattgacaaaaaattcaattggatgaattaacatattttctaaTCGCATAATTAGAtctaatattgattttattgataaaattgatcCTTGCCCAACTTTTTATAAGCAAACATAAAGGCACCTCATGTTAACCGAAAAAAGGTAAATGAAAAACTGAAGGTTGAAGGTAGAAATGCACAAGAATTTGAAGGTCATGTAATTGCACAAGTATGAACTATCCTGTCCACAAAATCTAAGGCAAGAGGAGAGATCTCATAGGTTGTTTATTACCTCTTTACGCGCCGGAGTTCTTTCACAAATTGCTAGTTCTTCTTCTTAATATTAATGCACTACGCAAATTGCATCAAATCCCTGTCCACATATAAAACCTGCATTAAGTAACAATTAAATCCAAATAACTAGAGTAGGGCGAATCATAGtcttaaaacatatatttttcatatataagtCTCTTCTCTGTCTAACTAGTAAAACTGTGACAGACAGATATTGCCATGGAAAGGAAAGATAAAAGATAGAAAGAAAGTGAAAGGAAGCTTTTAGTATACAAGATACAGGTGATTGCTTCGTCAATGGTCTACACTATACATGGTTTTGGGGAGAGGGGGGTTCCAGGAATCAAGTAGATTAAACTAGGGCATCTAGAAACCAAGCCAGCTCATTGCCCAACCTACAAACCTGAAGGCGAGGGGAGACAACACACGGGCAACCTTTGGCAGTGTTGGGTATGTAAGTGTGCCAAGTATAAACCAGTTGAAGCTTAATAAAGCAACAGCATCAGAAGCAGGTTTGTTCTTTATGGTGGAGAAAAACTGAACCACACTTTTCAGTGACATGCCAACTACTGTGAAAAGAGCCACCACAAGTGGCATGCAAGGGTCTTCAGCTTCCCAGATAATCATTCCAACCAAAAGCGATAACACCGCACTAAAAAGAGACTGTGAAAGTGCAACTCCCCTTCTCTGGTCAAGCACTTTGCTCATTTCTATATTTCTTGGGATAACACCTGGGATGTAGGGGTGGATGGATCCACTGTTTGCTGCAATTCCAGTCTTTAAGATATCGAGAAATTCAGCATCACTCTTGCTTTCACTGGCCCAAGCGTCTTTGTGCGTCATCACGTCTCGGAAGAAGAAGTCAGTCCCCGTAAAATTGGATTTCCACGATGAGAACCCATAGGAAATGGCAAGGTTGTCAGCAGTACCGCCAACTATTTGTCCATTGTCTttgttattaactttaaaactCCACCATTCTTTACCGCAAATTTCCTTCAGCTGAAGAGTTTCATCCTTGAGACACTGCAACTGTAGATGCAGATGTCTaagcaagaataaaaaaaattatagcatGGACAGTTTCTTAAAAATTCCATgtaataaattaacaataaaagaaaaaacccacCCAACACACAGTACAGAATAAAGCTTTCAGGTTCATTtggtttatctaattttaacaTCCTGATGCTCTTTCCTGAGCTCTAAGCcagtgaaaatgttatttttcttttttaattatgttgcaACGCCATAGACAAAATTAACTGTAAAGAACAGCACCCTGCAACCTCTTGCCATGactataaattcatatatagtTGAAAATAACTTTACTGTAGCACAACTTACAGATTCAAAGTTGCTTCAGTTAAAGATTATGAgtgttataatattttcactGGTTCAGCATGATTATatttagaggggaaaaaaatggaaaaaggaTGATATGAAGACAGGATAATCAATACTACTCAGTCTAATCAGTTGGTATGGTTAAAATATAGCAAAGCAGTTGAGTGTGACTACAGACATACATTTAGGCAATACAGTTAGATCCAAACAGTATTTCTACTCTTGACTCTCTCCCTTTTTCCATCGTGGCCTTGGAAACCCCAGATATCACCACTTCATCAACTCTTGATTGagcatcaaaatcaataaaattttccaaGTAAGAAACAACTTTATGCACAAAAGAGAAtgggaaagagaaaaaactgTTTTGCTATGTTGTTATAAATGATATGCTGTGATATCATAAGTATAACTTAATTACTATAGTAATACATTTGTGATCCAAACTAAGGAGTTCTCTTGCTCAGAAAAAACCTAATATCATCATCAGGCATAACTTATACAAGATTTGGAAGAGGATTAAATTTACCTCGCCTTCTAACAATTCAATTTTTGCCATAGTGttgtcattttcatcttcaagtTCAGCTAGCATGGACTCCATAATTTTGCCTTCTTTAATGGCATTTTGAAGATGAACTTCAA includes these proteins:
- the LOC123195508 gene encoding uncharacterized protein LOC123195508 isoform X2, which encodes MVYLMSLFEELMDMIMILLLKPFCLCKPAIMFCLKSTFFVIHCWMDLVNATISFNVNLICRTMSWTVALVTLPLRVFTALQRERLLEQQMNEMQVELETLVWDRKELEVHLQNAIKEGKIMESMLAELEDENDNTMAKIELLEGELQCLKDETLQLKEICGKEWWSFKVNNKDNGQIVGGTADNLAISYGFSSWKSNFTGTDFFFRDVMTHKDAWASESKSDAEFLDILKTGIAANSGSIHPYIPGVIPRNIEMSKVLDQRRGVALSQSLFSAVLSLLVGMIIWEAEDPCMPLVVALFTVVGMSLKSVVQFFSTIKNKPASDAVALLSFNWFILGTLTYPTLPKVARVLSPLAFRFYMWTGI
- the LOC123195508 gene encoding uncharacterized protein LOC123195508 isoform X3 — translated: MVYLMSLFEELMDMIMILLLKPFCLCKPAIMFCLKSTFFVIHCWMDLVNATISFNVNLICRTMSWTVALVTLPLRVFTALQRERLLEQQMNEMQVELETLVWDRKELEVHLQNAIKEGKIMESMLAELEDENDNTMAKIELLEGELQCLKDETLQLKEICGKEWWSFKVNNKDNGQIVGGTADNLAISYGFSSWKSNFTGTDFFFRDVMTHKDAWASESKSDAEFLDILKTGIAANSGSIHPYIPGVIPRNIEMSKVLDQRRGVALSQSLFSAVLSLLVGMIIWEAEDPCMPLVVALFTVVGMSLKSVVQFFSTIKNKPASDAVALLSFNWFILGTLTYPTLPKVARVLSPLAFRDLMQFA
- the LOC123195508 gene encoding uncharacterized protein LOC123195508 isoform X1 — protein: MVYLMSLFEELMDMIMILLLKPFCLCKPAIMFCLKSTFFVIHCWMDLVNATISFNVNLICRTMSWTVALVTLPLRVFTALQRERLLEQQMNEMQVELETLVWDRKELEVHLQNAIKEGKIMESMLAELEDENDNTMAKIELLEGELQCLKDETLQLKEICGKEWWSFKVNNKDNGQIVGGTADNLAISYGFSSWKSNFTGTDFFFRDVMTHKDAWASESKSDAEFLDILKTGIAANSGSIHPYIPGVIPRNIEMSKVLDQRRGVALSQSLFSAVLSLLVGMIIWEAEDPCMPLVVALFTVVGMSLKSVVQFFSTIKNKPASDAVALLSFNWFILGTLTYPTLPKVARVLSPLAFRFVGWAMSWLGF